A DNA window from Acinetobacter sp. 10FS3-1 contains the following coding sequences:
- a CDS encoding DUF808 domain-containing protein yields MASSLLILLDDIATVLDDVAVMSKMAAKKTAGVLGDDLALNAQQVSGVRSDRELPVVWSVAKGSFVNKLILVPAALLISVVAPWLITPLLMIGGLFLCYEGVEKVLHSIQHKKAKTGEAASQELATIETDLVTFEKDKIKGAVRTDFILSAEIVVISLGTVATATFGTKVMVLSVIAILMTVGVYGFVAMIVKIDDLGLYLTKQASSLKQSIGRGLLAFAPKLMKTLTIVGTIAMFLVGGGIISHGVPLLHHFMEGSVDYAEHIPTVGTIVGALTPTLINLVIGFIAGLVVLGVVAGIQKIWPKSKQA; encoded by the coding sequence ATGGCGAGCAGTTTACTTATATTATTAGATGATATTGCTACGGTCCTGGATGATGTGGCTGTCATGAGCAAAATGGCAGCGAAAAAAACGGCAGGGGTGTTGGGAGATGATTTAGCTCTCAATGCGCAACAAGTCAGTGGGGTGCGTTCAGACCGTGAACTTCCGGTGGTGTGGTCTGTTGCCAAAGGTTCATTTGTCAATAAGCTTATTCTTGTTCCTGCTGCCCTGCTGATTAGTGTAGTTGCTCCCTGGCTGATTACACCACTGTTAATGATAGGTGGCTTATTTCTTTGTTATGAGGGCGTGGAAAAAGTCCTGCATAGTATACAGCACAAAAAAGCCAAAACCGGAGAAGCTGCTAGCCAAGAATTAGCCACCATAGAAACCGATCTGGTGACGTTTGAAAAAGACAAAATTAAAGGGGCGGTACGAACAGATTTTATTTTGTCTGCGGAAATTGTGGTGATTTCATTAGGAACAGTGGCTACAGCTACTTTTGGTACCAAAGTGATGGTGCTGTCAGTCATTGCAATTTTGATGACCGTCGGTGTGTATGGTTTTGTGGCAATGATTGTCAAAATTGATGATTTAGGGCTGTATTTAACTAAGCAAGCCTCTTCATTAAAGCAAAGTATTGGGCGTGGCTTATTGGCTTTTGCACCAAAATTGATGAAGACCCTAACTATTGTAGGCACCATTGCCATGTTTTTGGTAGGTGGCGGCATTATTAGTCACGGGGTACCTTTATTGCATCATTTCATGGAAGGCTCGGTTGATTATGCTGAGCATATTCCAACGGTGGGTACTATTGTGGGAGCATTAACACCGACCTTGATTAATTTGGTGATTGGCTTTATAGCTGGCTTGGTTGTACTGGGTGTGGTGGCTGGGATTCAGAAAATTTGGCCCAAATCAAAACAAGCATAA